Proteins from a genomic interval of Heteronotia binoei isolate CCM8104 ecotype False Entrance Well chromosome 5, APGP_CSIRO_Hbin_v1, whole genome shotgun sequence:
- the LOC132571935 gene encoding 16 kDa beta-galactoside-binding lectin-like produces MQLICPAFVMESQLIVINLNARKSIEVKGRVHSEAKSFALNFGSDASNLVLHYNARFNSEGDFKTIVCNSMKDRKWGEPRRDDQFPFQQGKEAMIWVSFDAKNVTVKVYETHEIKFPNRLGLERLEYLSVDGDFQVQSVKID; encoded by the exons ATGCAGCTGATTTGCCCGGCCTTCGTGATGGAATCT CAACTGATTGTCATCAATTTGAATGCTAGAAAAAGCATCGAAGTGAAGGGGAGAGTCCACTCGGAGGCTAAGAG CTTTGCCCTCAACTTCGGCTCGGATGCCTCAAACTTAGTGCTTCACTATAATGCTCGCTTCAACAGCGAAGGGGACTTCAAAACCATTGTGTGTAACTCCATGAAAGATAGAAAGTGGGGGGAGCCACGGAGGGATGATCAGTTCCCCTTCCAGCAGGGAAAAGAAGCCATG ATCTGGGTCTCCTTTGATGCCAAAAATGTGACAGTGAAAGTGTATGAAACGCATGAGATCAAGTTCCCCAACCGCCTTGGGCTGGAGCGCTTAGAATACCTCTCAGTGGATGGTGACTTCCAGGTCCAATCTGTCAAGATTGACTAA